The proteins below come from a single Chryseobacterium bernardetii genomic window:
- a CDS encoding exopolysaccharide transport family protein encodes MIPGKDTKVGKSETPKEKYGTFALFDIEHFLRRILKNWYWFAFMFLIGYAISWAYSKYYAQNVYSSDLSLSISNNTSSYFSPNQSINFIWGQGGNQDGIYLKKMLLSRSHNEYLVKELDLFVNYSTKGFIKSTYLDKDDSPVFLEIDRKHLQQVNYPITLQPKGNGAYEVVLPEEGQATSLYSYEAEGFQNINAYSRPANKVIRVNEWYNSPNLRFKLVQNPITPSIKLDNIIVNLTTINQTVNDIVSTIAVNFDREINTIMIINKRGYNLNSTVNFLNKSVAELQKKRLEDKNTVNKNTTDYLQGSLDKIRKRLDSAANVMNYLKTTEKLYNIKDRDEKSLETIKDLEAKKADIVSKVTSLNTIRNTLQSQNFDKMIATNAAGFEDGMFSASVSELKALYAKRSELATIYKPASEPMKEINRMINEAKNSSFNSLKNYYNKYYDEINKIDQKVADANSDLQSYPEKERKYLDAERGYNMIEATYSSLLNRQNEARLNVATNQSDISVIDPAKNLGQGPISPNIKMAKAGIIAIMLFIPILFILIGELLDNKIRNIKELLSVTRIPLLGVIGNNSSENMLTVLEQPKSSVSEAFRGIRANMRFLMDNEDGKGKVILVTSSVGGEGKTYVSINLASVLGLSDKKTILLGMDLRKPKIFGDFKIDNKYGISNYLTGEVGIDQIINHTKIPNLDVATSGPIPPNPSELLMSQRNVDFIQELKEIYDFIIIDSPPVGLVADSYEIMKYSDANIYVVRHEYTEKYMMKLITEKYQNNEIEHLGLIYNDYNTRQGYGYGYGYGYGYGYGYFDEDKNYREPLLIRIRNKMQTMFNKK; translated from the coding sequence CTTTTGCATTGTTTGATATTGAGCATTTTTTAAGAAGGATACTTAAGAACTGGTATTGGTTTGCTTTTATGTTCCTTATCGGTTATGCCATTTCTTGGGCATATAGCAAATATTATGCACAGAATGTATATTCTTCAGATCTATCCCTGAGTATTTCCAATAATACTTCGAGTTATTTCAGCCCTAATCAGTCAATTAACTTCATTTGGGGACAAGGAGGAAATCAGGATGGAATTTATCTGAAAAAAATGCTCCTTTCCAGATCTCACAATGAATATCTGGTTAAAGAATTGGATCTGTTTGTAAATTATTCTACCAAAGGATTTATAAAATCTACTTATTTAGATAAAGATGATTCCCCGGTTTTTCTTGAAATCGACAGAAAACATCTTCAACAGGTAAATTATCCGATTACATTACAGCCAAAAGGAAATGGTGCTTATGAAGTGGTGCTGCCGGAAGAAGGGCAGGCTACAAGTTTGTACAGTTATGAAGCAGAAGGTTTTCAAAATATTAATGCCTACAGCAGACCGGCAAACAAAGTTATTAGAGTAAATGAATGGTATAACTCTCCGAACTTAAGATTCAAGCTGGTTCAGAATCCGATTACTCCCAGTATTAAGTTAGATAATATTATTGTTAATTTAACGACTATAAACCAGACAGTTAATGATATTGTTTCTACTATAGCTGTAAACTTTGATAGAGAGATCAATACCATTATGATCATCAATAAAAGAGGCTATAATCTTAACAGCACAGTAAACTTTCTTAATAAATCAGTAGCTGAACTTCAGAAAAAAAGACTTGAAGATAAAAATACCGTTAATAAGAATACCACAGATTATCTGCAGGGAAGTTTGGATAAGATCCGTAAAAGACTAGATTCTGCAGCAAATGTTATGAATTATCTGAAAACCACAGAAAAACTTTATAACATTAAGGATAGAGATGAAAAGTCTCTGGAAACAATAAAAGATCTTGAAGCTAAAAAAGCAGATATTGTAAGCAAAGTCACCTCACTGAATACGATCAGAAATACACTTCAGTCACAGAATTTTGATAAGATGATCGCTACAAATGCGGCAGGTTTCGAAGATGGAATGTTCTCTGCTTCTGTGAGTGAGCTTAAGGCTCTGTATGCAAAAAGATCAGAATTAGCTACAATCTATAAGCCTGCATCCGAGCCAATGAAGGAAATAAACAGAATGATTAATGAAGCTAAAAACAGCTCTTTTAACAGTCTGAAGAATTACTATAACAAATATTACGATGAGATCAATAAAATTGATCAGAAGGTTGCAGATGCCAATTCCGATTTACAGTCTTATCCTGAAAAAGAAAGAAAGTATCTGGATGCAGAAAGAGGGTATAATATGATTGAAGCTACATATAGCAGTCTTTTAAACAGACAGAATGAGGCACGTTTAAATGTGGCAACCAACCAGTCTGATATCAGTGTAATTGACCCCGCGAAGAATCTTGGGCAGGGACCTATAAGCCCTAATATAAAAATGGCGAAAGCAGGAATAATAGCTATAATGTTATTTATCCCTATCCTGTTTATTCTGATAGGTGAGCTGCTTGATAATAAGATCAGAAATATTAAAGAACTGTTAAGCGTAACAAGAATCCCACTTCTTGGAGTCATTGGAAATAACAGCAGTGAAAATATGCTTACTGTTTTAGAACAGCCGAAATCATCAGTTTCAGAAGCTTTTAGAGGAATCAGAGCTAATATGAGATTCCTGATGGATAACGAAGATGGAAAAGGTAAGGTCATTTTAGTAACCTCTTCTGTTGGAGGAGAAGGAAAAACCTATGTTTCCATTAACCTGGCTTCCGTATTGGGATTAAGCGACAAAAAAACAATTCTGTTAGGAATGGACCTTAGAAAGCCAAAAATCTTTGGCGATTTTAAGATTGATAATAAATATGGTATTTCAAATTATCTTACAGGAGAAGTAGGAATTGATCAGATTATTAATCACACCAAAATCCCGAATCTGGATGTTGCCACTTCAGGACCTATTCCTCCAAACCCTTCAGAATTGCTGATGAGCCAGAGGAACGTTGATTTTATACAGGAGCTTAAAGAAATATATGATTTTATTATCATAGATTCACCACCGGTAGGGTTGGTAGCAGATTCTTATGAAATTATGAAATATTCCGATGCCAATATTTATGTGGTACGTCATGAATATACCGAGAAATATATGATGAAGCTCATCACTGAAAAATATCAGAATAATGAAATTGAACATTTAGGACTTATTTATAATGACTATAATACAAGACAGGGGTACGGATATGGTTACGGCTACGGCTACGGTTATGGCTACGGGTATTTTGATGAAGATAAAAATTATAGAGAACCGTTATTAATTAGGATACGGAATAAAATGCAGACAATGTTTAATAAAAAATAG